A stretch of DNA from Henriciella sp. AS95:
GGCCTTTTTTCTGTCGGGGGGAACAGGTGACCACCCGGCAGCATTTCTTTCCTGTCCGTACAGAAAGGAAAGACACCCCATGAGCCAGCTCAGCCTCGAGGACATCTCCAAGAAGATGAAGAAGATCGACATCACCATGATGTCGACCCACACCAGCGGCGACGAAATCGCCTCGCGTCCGATGAGCAACAATCGCGACGTCGACTATGATGGCACGTCCTACTACTTCGCCATGGACGATACGCGCACCGTCTCAGACATCGGCAAGAACAGGAATGTCGGCCTCACCTATCAGGGCGATGGCGGCTTCCAGATCGCGCTCGAAGGCGACGCCGAACTGGTTCGCGACAAGAGCGAGTTCGAAAGCCACTGGAATCCTGACCTCGACAAATGGTTCGAGGACGGCGTCGATACGGACGGCCTCGTCATGATCAAGGTCGACGCGACCCGCATCCATTACTGGAACGGACGGGACGAAGGCGAGATCAAGGTCTGACCCCAGATCCGACGAGGATGCCCGCGCAGGCAGGCATCCTCGGACCCGGTTGGCGGCTACTCCGCCGCGCCCTCTGACGCAGATGCTTCCTGGATCGCATCCGTTTTCATCTCGCCCTTGAGATAGGTGTCGAGGAAGGTCACGAAGGCTTCTGACGCGGTGATGCGGTTCTCCCGCTTCTGGAAGCCGTGGCCTTCATCCGGGAACAGGACGTACTCCACTGTCGCCCCATTTTCGCGGGCAGCGGCGACCAGCTCATCACTCTCGACCTGCAGCACGCGCGGATCATTCGCGCCCTGAATGACCAGCATCGGCTTCACGATATTGTCGGCATGGAAGAGCGGCGAAATACGGCGCAGTCTTTCTTCGTCGGTCGCCGGATCGCCCATCTCGTCATAGAGCGCATCGCGGAAGCTGCCCCACCATGGCGGAATGCTCTCGAGCGTGCGCAACCAGTTGGTCACGCCGAAGATATTGATACCGACATCGAAGGCTTCAGGCTCGAAGGCGAGCGCCGCAGCGGTCATGAAGCCACCATAGGATCCGCCAATGATGCCGATCTTGTCCGGATCGATCCCTTCAACACCCTCCAGATAGGTCCGCGCCCAGACGATATCCTGCAGGTCTTTCTCGCCGTGATTGCGGTCATCCATGTGGAAGAAGGTCTTGCCATAGCCGGACGAGCCACGATTGTTCGCGGCCAGCACAGCGTAGCCATGGTTCACCAGGTGCTGGATCGTTGCCGAATAGCCCTTGGTCGACTGACCACCCGGACCGCCATGCACCCAGACGAGCGCCGGCACCGGATTATCGGCTGAGGCCTGTTGCGGCATGTAGAAGATGCCGGGGATCTCCAGACCGTCGAAACTCGGATAACGAACCAC
This window harbors:
- a CDS encoding pyridoxamine 5'-phosphate oxidase family protein — encoded protein: MSQLSLEDISKKMKKIDITMMSTHTSGDEIASRPMSNNRDVDYDGTSYYFAMDDTRTVSDIGKNRNVGLTYQGDGGFQIALEGDAELVRDKSEFESHWNPDLDKWFEDGVDTDGLVMIKVDATRIHYWNGRDEGEIKV